Proteins from a single region of Candidatus Binatia bacterium:
- a CDS encoding N-formylglutamate amidohydrolase, whose amino-acid sequence MTVSRGRAGGDARESSWVFTCEHGGCAVPREYGTLGLARADLRDHIGWDVGAAAVMKAVAEQLGAPSVASKYSRLLVDCNRTPDEASLIPQRSDGRMIPANAKVTKVERRRRLALYHEPYHDRVDRMVARARREADGRTVRLLSLHSFTPAMDGRTRRLDMGVLFDDHEPLARGLGLALKGRGFIVRYNQPYSGLDGLIYAARRHGRAHGIGYVELEINNALIRTDEACRSVAAELAAALDALD is encoded by the coding sequence GTGACGGTGTCGCGTGGGCGGGCAGGGGGTGATGCGCGCGAGTCGAGTTGGGTCTTCACGTGCGAGCACGGCGGTTGCGCCGTGCCGCGGGAATACGGCACGCTCGGCCTCGCACGCGCGGATTTGCGCGACCACATCGGCTGGGACGTCGGAGCGGCGGCTGTGATGAAGGCGGTGGCGGAGCAGCTCGGGGCGCCGAGCGTGGCGTCGAAGTACTCGCGGCTCCTCGTCGACTGCAATCGGACGCCCGACGAAGCGTCGCTGATCCCGCAGAGGAGTGACGGCCGGATGATCCCGGCCAACGCCAAGGTCACGAAGGTCGAACGACGCCGGCGACTGGCGCTCTACCACGAGCCGTACCACGACCGGGTGGACCGGATGGTCGCGCGCGCGCGCCGCGAGGCGGACGGGCGCACGGTCCGGCTCCTTTCCCTCCATAGCTTCACGCCGGCGATGGACGGTCGGACGCGCCGGCTCGACATGGGTGTTCTCTTCGACGACCACGAGCCGCTGGCGCGCGGTTTGGGCTTGGCGCTCAAGGGCCGAGGCTTCATCGTGAGGTACAACCAGCCTTACTCGGGTCTCGACGGACTCATCTATGCCGCGCGTCGCCATGGGCGGGCGCACGGCATCGGTTACGTCGAACTCGAGATCAACAACGCCCTCATCCGCACCGACGAGGCCTGCCGAAGCGTCGCGGCAGAACTCGCCGCTGCCCTCGACGCGTTGGACTGA
- a CDS encoding SDR family oxidoreductase, with the protein MSKPNRKSTAEEVSAGVDLAGKTAIVTGANAGIGLETARVLALRGARVVMACRDIGKATKARKTIVRESEGALSPESFELRELDLASLASIRSFASDLKDENRPIHLLLNNAGVMLPDRRETSDGFEAHYGTNHLGHFLLTNLLLDPLRAAGSARVVNVASEAMQMSGLTTELDDLNWERKKWSGWKAYGSSKLMNLMFTRTFQRRYAAEGITSNALHPGIVRTELARSQSGPFIVLGLFMWPWMKKVGGGAATSVYAATAPEYAETGGEYLADCKPTRAPKLAAKESVQDRLWEISAEATGLGS; encoded by the coding sequence ATGTCCAAGCCGAATCGGAAGTCCACCGCGGAAGAGGTCTCGGCCGGAGTCGATCTCGCTGGGAAGACCGCGATCGTCACCGGCGCGAATGCAGGGATCGGCCTCGAGACCGCTCGGGTGTTGGCGCTTCGCGGAGCCCGCGTCGTAATGGCCTGCCGCGATATCGGTAAGGCGACCAAGGCGCGCAAGACGATTGTGCGTGAGTCCGAAGGTGCTCTGTCGCCCGAGTCCTTCGAGTTGCGCGAACTCGACCTGGCATCTCTGGCGTCCATCCGCTCATTTGCAAGCGACCTCAAGGACGAGAACCGCCCGATTCATCTCCTCCTGAACAATGCGGGTGTCATGCTTCCGGATCGGCGCGAGACCTCGGATGGCTTCGAAGCGCACTATGGGACCAATCATCTGGGCCACTTCCTACTCACGAACCTGCTGCTCGATCCCCTGCGTGCCGCCGGCTCGGCCCGGGTCGTCAACGTCGCCTCCGAGGCGATGCAGATGTCGGGCCTCACGACCGAGCTCGACGACCTCAACTGGGAACGAAAGAAGTGGAGTGGCTGGAAGGCGTACGGAAGTTCCAAGCTGATGAACTTGATGTTCACGCGGACCTTCCAGCGGCGCTACGCGGCCGAGGGCATCACCTCGAACGCGTTGCATCCAGGAATCGTGCGGACCGAACTCGCGCGGTCGCAATCCGGTCCGTTCATCGTTCTCGGCCTCTTCATGTGGCCGTGGATGAAGAAGGTCGGCGGCGGCGCGGCGACGAGCGTCTACGCGGCGACCGCACCGGAGTACGCAGAGACGGGCGGGGAGTACCTCGCAGACTGCAAGCCGACGCGCGCTCCGAAGCTCGCGGCCAAGGAATCTGTACAGGACCGGTTGTGGGAGATCAGCGCCGAGGCGACCGGTCTCGGTTCCTGA
- a CDS encoding deoxynucleoside kinase: MAPEDSLLGGSPYIVVEGPIAVGKTSLAKILSLEFGAQEELDPADRNPFLRSFYGEQARWALAAQLKFLTLRRTQQSRIKALGAENQALARPVISDYLLAKDEIFARLTLAEMEFALYRELSGALAQNDDSQFRKPDLVVYLEASYEVLQARLRKRNRDFERHISPKYLESLSEAYRTYFHSYEEAPLLVVNCSAIDFLENGDERVDLIREIRSARRGVQHYIPLGSR, encoded by the coding sequence GTGGCACCCGAAGATTCGCTGCTCGGGGGATCCCCCTACATCGTGGTCGAGGGACCGATCGCGGTCGGCAAGACCTCGCTCGCAAAGATCCTGTCTCTCGAGTTCGGTGCCCAGGAGGAACTCGACCCCGCCGACCGGAACCCGTTCCTGCGTTCGTTCTACGGGGAGCAGGCCAGGTGGGCGCTTGCTGCACAGCTGAAATTCCTGACCCTAAGGCGAACCCAGCAGTCCAGAATAAAGGCTCTCGGGGCCGAGAATCAGGCCCTTGCCCGGCCGGTGATCAGTGACTATCTTCTCGCAAAGGATGAGATATTCGCACGCCTCACACTGGCGGAGATGGAGTTTGCTTTGTACCGCGAACTCTCTGGTGCGTTGGCGCAAAACGATGATAGTCAGTTCCGAAAGCCGGACCTCGTAGTCTACCTCGAGGCCAGCTACGAAGTTCTGCAAGCGCGACTGAGAAAACGAAACCGGGATTTTGAGCGTCACATTTCGCCAAAATACCTGGAATCACTTTCGGAAGCGTACAGGACGTATTTCCACTCGTATGAGGAAGCACCTCTTCTAGTCGTGAATTGTTCCGCGATCGATTTTCTCGAAAATGGCGACGAACGCGTCGACCTGATTCGGGAGATCCGGAGCGCGCGAAGAGGTGTGCAGCATTACATACCGCTGGGATCCAGATAG
- a CDS encoding IclR family transcriptional regulator, with product MVRREKTNYVIQSVAHALDVLEQFSGDVDELGVTDLSKRLKLHKNNVFRLLATLESRGYIEQNKATENYRLGIRCLQIGHTYLGQMGLLRQALPIMESVAKDCEETIYLSQLRRGAVVPVQAVEADQPVRTVSLLGQSLPLHSTAAGKVHLAFESEEEIKNSLPETLTKHTDRTITRRVELIADLRAVAERGYALDSGEYLADLGSIAVPIRDYTRAVVGSLSIIAPEYRLTAKRVEQEVAPAALRAGKDLSSRLGYNP from the coding sequence ATGGTTCGCCGCGAGAAGACCAATTACGTCATTCAATCCGTCGCGCACGCGCTCGACGTACTCGAACAATTCAGCGGCGATGTCGATGAATTAGGCGTCACCGATCTCTCGAAACGACTCAAGCTCCACAAGAACAACGTCTTCCGATTGCTCGCAACACTCGAGTCGCGTGGTTACATCGAGCAAAACAAGGCTACGGAAAACTACCGTTTAGGCATTCGCTGCCTGCAGATCGGCCACACCTACCTCGGGCAGATGGGTTTGCTTCGCCAGGCGCTGCCGATCATGGAGAGCGTCGCGAAGGATTGCGAGGAGACGATCTACCTCTCGCAATTACGACGAGGCGCGGTCGTTCCCGTACAAGCCGTCGAAGCGGATCAGCCGGTTCGAACAGTGTCTCTACTCGGACAGTCGCTTCCGCTGCACTCGACTGCTGCGGGCAAGGTTCACCTCGCGTTCGAGTCCGAAGAGGAGATCAAGAACTCTCTTCCAGAGACGCTGACGAAGCACACCGACCGCACGATCACACGGCGTGTCGAATTGATCGCCGACCTGCGCGCGGTCGCCGAACGCGGGTACGCCCTCGACTCGGGCGAATACCTCGCCGACCTCGGATCGATCGCCGTTCCGATCCGCGATTACACCCGCGCGGTCGTCGGCAGCCTCTCGATCATTGCCCCCGAGTACCGTCTGACCGCGAAACGCGTCGAGCAGGAAGTGGCGCCGGCGGCTCTCCGAGCCGGGAAAGACCTCTCCAGCCGCCTCGGCTACAACCCCTGA
- a CDS encoding electron transfer flavoprotein subunit beta/FixA family protein translates to MKILVPIKRVPDPQTNIVVKPDGTGIVEDNVKFVINPFCEIALEEALRIKEAQGEGEVVLISIGSTDSTEQLRTALAMGADRAILVITDGKLDPARAAEVLAKLVEQESPELVVLGKQSIDDDANQTGQLLAAALDWPQATFASKVDIEGQDVTVIREVDGGLETIAFTLPGIVTSDLRLNEPRYASLPGIMKARKKELKEIPLADLGVSADPKVKQLKVESPSKREAGKTVETVQELVELLHTEAKLI, encoded by the coding sequence GTGAAGATTCTGGTCCCCATAAAGCGGGTTCCTGACCCGCAGACCAACATCGTCGTAAAGCCCGATGGAACGGGCATCGTCGAGGACAATGTAAAGTTCGTCATCAACCCTTTTTGTGAGATCGCTCTCGAAGAAGCGCTCCGCATCAAGGAGGCTCAAGGAGAGGGTGAAGTCGTGCTCATCTCCATTGGGTCGACGGACTCGACCGAGCAGCTCCGCACGGCGCTCGCGATGGGCGCCGACCGCGCGATCCTCGTGATCACCGACGGCAAGCTCGACCCGGCCCGCGCGGCCGAGGTGCTCGCGAAGCTCGTCGAGCAGGAGTCGCCTGAGCTCGTGGTCCTCGGCAAGCAGTCCATCGACGACGATGCCAACCAGACCGGCCAGCTTCTGGCCGCCGCGCTCGATTGGCCTCAGGCCACGTTCGCGTCGAAGGTCGACATCGAAGGCCAAGACGTCACGGTCATCCGTGAAGTCGACGGCGGTCTCGAGACGATCGCGTTCACGCTGCCCGGCATCGTGACGTCCGATCTGCGTCTGAACGAGCCGCGCTACGCCTCGCTCCCGGGCATCATGAAGGCCCGAAAGAAGGAGCTGAAGGAGATCCCCCTAGCCGACCTCGGCGTTTCGGCGGATCCCAAGGTGAAGCAGCTCAAGGTCGAGTCTCCTTCGAAGCGCGAGGCGGGCAAGACCGTCGAGACCGTGCAGGAGCTCGTCGAGCTTCTCCACACTGAAGCCAAGCTCATCTGA
- a CDS encoding methionyl-tRNA formyltransferase produces the protein MRIVLFGQAAFGQRVLVGLRDCGHDIAAVYAPAPRGDRADPLAAEAEKAGVPLHTPPSYKTPEVEAQVKAAEADVGVLAFVTKIIPQAVIDAPKHGSICFHPSLLPRYRGGSALAWQLITGETRGGFTVFWTDPGIDTGPILLQEEIEISPDDTGASLYFDKIFEPGIAGMVESVDLIAAGKAPRVAQDESEATYEPLCRDEHGCIHWNQPTKKVYDLIRGCDPQPGAHARAGGEQSRLYGAKRGPAPDSAVPAGTVVSVGDGGLTVAVGSGADAGTLTIAKMRVGKEKLPAAEAAQRLGLSVGAAFGDGEV, from the coding sequence ATGCGAATCGTGCTCTTCGGGCAAGCCGCCTTCGGCCAGCGAGTGCTGGTCGGACTCCGGGATTGTGGTCACGACATTGCGGCGGTCTACGCGCCCGCTCCCAGGGGTGACCGGGCCGACCCGCTCGCCGCCGAGGCGGAAAAGGCCGGCGTCCCGCTCCACACCCCCCCGAGCTACAAGACACCGGAGGTCGAGGCGCAGGTGAAGGCGGCGGAGGCCGACGTCGGTGTCCTGGCCTTCGTCACCAAGATCATCCCCCAGGCGGTCATCGACGCGCCGAAGCACGGGTCGATCTGCTTTCACCCCTCGCTTTTGCCCCGCTACCGGGGCGGCAGCGCGCTCGCGTGGCAGCTCATCACGGGGGAGACCCGAGGCGGTTTCACGGTGTTCTGGACCGATCCGGGCATCGATACCGGGCCGATCCTGCTCCAGGAGGAGATCGAGATCTCGCCTGACGACACCGGAGCCTCGCTGTATTTCGACAAGATCTTCGAGCCCGGCATCGCGGGTATGGTCGAGTCCGTGGATCTCATCGCCGCGGGCAAGGCGCCGCGGGTCGCCCAGGACGAGTCCGAGGCCACCTACGAGCCCCTCTGCAGGGACGAGCACGGCTGCATCCACTGGAACCAGCCGACCAAGAAGGTCTACGACCTGATTCGCGGCTGTGACCCTCAGCCGGGTGCGCATGCCCGGGCGGGTGGGGAGCAGAGCCGCTTGTATGGCGCGAAGCGGGGGCCGGCGCCGGATTCCGCGGTACCGGCGGGCACGGTGGTGAGCGTCGGGGACGGCGGCCTCACCGTGGCGGTTGGCTCCGGGGCGGACGCGGGCACTCTGACCATCGCCAAGATGCGGGTGGGGAAGGAAAAGCTCCCGGCCGCCGAGGCGGCGCAGCGACTCGGTCTGTCGGTCGGCGCGGCGTTCGGGGACGGAGAGGTATGA
- a CDS encoding PKD domain-containing protein, whose amino-acid sequence MRALRSWSITLAGCIAGTTLLLAGCTQPDTADTPTPAAEAPAATEPAAAKASAVPIIIDELYVDAEAEPDEGTPPLIVMFTSIVEDHTGDFTCEWDFGDGTPKSSELNPKHTYKKEGDFIVTLVCKDTKGVEGETEIDVTVYEYE is encoded by the coding sequence ATGAGAGCGTTGCGATCGTGGAGCATCACCCTGGCCGGATGCATCGCCGGCACCACCCTTCTCCTCGCCGGCTGCACCCAGCCCGACACCGCCGACACACCGACGCCGGCGGCCGAGGCACCTGCCGCGACGGAACCTGCCGCCGCCAAGGCGAGTGCCGTTCCGATCATCATCGACGAACTCTACGTCGACGCGGAGGCCGAGCCCGATGAAGGGACCCCGCCGCTGATCGTGATGTTCACGTCAATCGTGGAGGACCACACCGGCGACTTCACCTGCGAGTGGGACTTTGGGGACGGCACACCCAAGTCGAGCGAGCTGAACCCGAAGCACACCTACAAGAAAGAGGGCGACTTCATCGTGACCCTCGTCTGCAAGGACACGAAGGGCGTCGAGGGCGAGACCGAGATCGACGTCACTGTCTACGAGTACGAGTAA
- a CDS encoding aspartate 1-decarboxylase codes for MRKVLRGKIHRASVTGADLHYEGSITVDKTLMEGMDLLEWEAVQIWNVTNGERFETYALEGEPDSGVICVNGAAARKVSEGDLLIIGAFTWIEEDAARAHKPMIVMVDDENRIKHQSAVGAVVAV; via the coding sequence ATGCGCAAAGTCCTGCGAGGCAAGATCCACCGCGCCTCCGTCACCGGCGCCGACCTGCACTACGAGGGGTCCATCACTGTCGACAAGACGCTGATGGAAGGAATGGACCTCCTCGAGTGGGAGGCCGTTCAGATCTGGAACGTCACCAACGGTGAGCGCTTCGAGACGTACGCGCTCGAAGGCGAGCCAGACTCCGGCGTAATTTGCGTCAACGGAGCGGCCGCCAGGAAGGTCTCCGAGGGAGATCTCTTGATCATCGGTGCGTTCACGTGGATCGAAGAAGACGCCGCGCGCGCCCACAAGCCGATGATCGTAATGGTCGACGACGAGAACCGGATCAAACACCAGAGTGCAGTAGGCGCGGTCGTCGCCGTCTGA